One window of Thermocoleostomius sinensis A174 genomic DNA carries:
- a CDS encoding SDR family oxidoreductase — protein MKKLLITGASGFLGWHLCQLAQQTWQVYGTYHAHPIEMPGTTLFAIDLTDFSALSDLFQTLQPDAVIHTAALSQPNLCQANPDSSHRINVVAACDIAGLCADANIPCVFTSSELVFDGCNPPYREHDPVCPINLYGEQKVAAEAGMRQRYPDATICRMPLMFGAAPTAPSFIQPFIERIRTGQVLNLFVDEVRTPVSGTSAAQGLLLALQTAKGLLHLGGRERLSRYEFALILIEVLQLQDVKLNPCYQSDVPMAAPRAPDVSMDSSLAFSLGYAPGLVKDELESIVDRL, from the coding sequence ATGAAGAAACTCTTGATTACAGGTGCAAGTGGTTTTTTGGGATGGCACCTTTGCCAGCTTGCGCAACAAACCTGGCAAGTCTATGGCACCTATCATGCTCACCCGATCGAAATGCCTGGAACCACTTTATTTGCAATCGATCTAACTGATTTTTCAGCGTTGAGTGATTTGTTTCAAACCCTGCAACCGGATGCAGTCATTCACACCGCCGCTCTATCACAGCCAAATCTTTGCCAAGCTAATCCAGATAGTTCCCATCGCATCAACGTAGTAGCCGCTTGTGATATTGCAGGCTTGTGCGCTGACGCCAATATTCCCTGCGTATTCACGTCTTCAGAACTCGTATTTGATGGATGCAATCCTCCCTACCGAGAACACGATCCAGTCTGCCCGATTAATCTATATGGAGAACAGAAAGTTGCCGCCGAAGCAGGCATGAGGCAGCGTTATCCAGATGCCACAATTTGCCGAATGCCGCTCATGTTTGGGGCAGCCCCCACGGCTCCGAGCTTTATTCAACCATTTATTGAACGCATCCGCACTGGACAAGTGCTGAATTTGTTTGTAGACGAAGTCCGAACACCCGTCAGCGGCACATCAGCGGCCCAAGGATTGCTGTTAGCCCTACAAACTGCAAAAGGACTACTGCATTTGGGGGGACGAGAACGACTGTCTCGCTACGAGTTTGCCTTGATTCTGATTGAGGTGTTGCAACTGCAAGATGTGAAACTGAATCCTTGCTACCAATCCGATGTGCCGATGGCAGCCCCCAGAGCACCCGACGTTTCCATGGATAGCTCGCTGGCTTTTAGTTTGGGTTATGCTCCTGGGCTGGTGAAGGATGAATTAGAGTCCATTGTCGATCGATTGTAA
- the minE gene encoding cell division topological specificity factor MinE, with amino-acid sequence MITDLLERIFSRGASPKSSREAARRRLQIVLAHDRADLTPATVDKMRQEILEVVSRYVEIDPQEAEFFLESDKRTTALIANLPIRAIKPEAYITAEPAPHSSSTAEKLSTEKSSNETTKVEPKAESAPNPSRVNESNPSITAFTESDATNTGNDRDANP; translated from the coding sequence ATGATCACTGACCTCCTTGAACGAATCTTCTCTCGCGGTGCATCTCCTAAGAGCAGCCGGGAAGCAGCTAGACGACGACTACAAATTGTCTTAGCGCACGATCGGGCTGACCTCACCCCTGCCACCGTCGATAAAATGCGTCAGGAGATTCTAGAGGTGGTTTCTCGCTATGTCGAAATTGATCCACAAGAAGCCGAGTTCTTTCTTGAAAGTGATAAACGAACAACGGCCTTAATTGCTAACTTACCAATTCGGGCGATCAAGCCCGAAGCTTATATTACCGCCGAACCTGCGCCTCATTCCTCTTCTACTGCTGAGAAATTGAGTACTGAAAAATCGAGCAATGAGACGACAAAAGTTGAACCTAAAGCCGAATCAGCCCCAAATCCTTCTAGGGTCAACGAATCAAATCCGTCGATTACCGCCTTCACTGAATCGGATGCAACCAACACAGGCAACGATCGCGACGCAAACCCATGA
- the minD gene encoding septum site-determining protein MinD, whose translation MSRIIVITSGKGGVGKTTCSANLSMALAQRGHKVAVVDADFGLRNLDLLLGLENRIVYTAVEVLAGECRLEQALVKDKRQPNLVLLPAAQNRTKEAVTPEQMRKLVNALTKVFNYVLIDSPAGIENGFLNAIAPAKEALVVTTPEIAAVRDADRVVGLLEANDIKDLHLIINRIKPAMVQQDKMMSVEDVQEILAIPLIGVIPDDERVIVSTNKGEPLVLSQGISLAGVAFQNIVRRLEGEKVPFLDLTASHDDLLSRLLRLFRSRN comes from the coding sequence ATGAGTCGCATTATTGTTATCACGTCGGGTAAAGGAGGGGTCGGGAAGACGACCTGTAGCGCTAATTTAAGTATGGCGTTGGCGCAACGCGGGCACAAGGTCGCTGTTGTTGATGCAGACTTTGGCTTACGCAATTTAGATCTTTTACTAGGACTGGAGAACCGCATTGTCTACACGGCGGTTGAGGTGTTGGCAGGCGAGTGTCGCCTAGAGCAAGCGCTGGTCAAAGACAAACGACAGCCCAACTTGGTGCTGTTGCCAGCCGCTCAAAACCGCACTAAAGAAGCGGTAACGCCTGAACAAATGCGGAAACTGGTGAATGCGCTCACAAAAGTCTTCAACTACGTCTTGATTGACAGCCCGGCAGGGATTGAGAACGGCTTTTTGAATGCGATTGCCCCCGCTAAGGAAGCGCTTGTGGTGACAACTCCAGAAATTGCCGCGGTTCGAGATGCCGATCGAGTCGTGGGATTGCTGGAAGCCAATGACATTAAAGACTTACATCTGATTATTAACCGCATTAAACCAGCGATGGTTCAGCAAGATAAGATGATGTCAGTCGAAGATGTTCAGGAAATTCTAGCAATTCCGTTAATTGGCGTTATTCCAGACGATGAACGAGTCATTGTTTCCACCAACAAAGGGGAACCCTTGGTGCTATCTCAAGGCATATCATTGGCAGGAGTTGCCTTTCAGAATATTGTGCGGCGCTTAGAAGGAGAGAAAGTACCCTTCTTAGACCTGACGGCCTCTCATGATGATTTGCTCTCTCGGTTGCTTCGCTTGTTTCGATCGCGTAACTAG
- the minC gene encoding septum site-determining protein MinC, with protein MSSSPDEGGAAVPQVRFKGEDGRLLLLLPPEVDTPSALTWADLWFQFKNRLGAGERFWQPNTPVHLMARDRLLDGRQLQDIVNALAEVQLQLKRVYTSRRQTAVAAATAGLSVEQQAPVGQLTLQSSDPAGQALAEPLYIQSTLRSGMEVRHPGTVIVLGDVNPGSSIIADGDVLVWGALRGVAQAGATGNSRCMIMALRLDPTQIRIADFVARAPETPPSQYYPEVAYVASDGIRIAKASDFSRDRIVP; from the coding sequence ATGTCGTCATCTCCAGACGAAGGAGGGGCTGCCGTTCCACAAGTTCGCTTTAAAGGCGAAGATGGGCGGCTGTTGCTGTTGTTGCCACCAGAGGTCGATACACCGTCGGCTCTGACCTGGGCTGATCTTTGGTTTCAATTCAAAAATCGACTGGGAGCAGGGGAGCGCTTTTGGCAACCCAATACTCCTGTTCATCTGATGGCTCGCGATCGCTTGTTGGACGGCAGACAGTTACAGGATATTGTGAATGCTTTGGCAGAGGTGCAACTGCAACTGAAACGGGTCTATACTAGCCGTCGTCAAACGGCTGTAGCCGCTGCGACCGCCGGGCTGTCGGTAGAACAACAAGCACCCGTGGGGCAACTCACGCTTCAGTCATCAGACCCAGCCGGTCAGGCTTTGGCTGAGCCATTGTACATCCAATCGACACTGCGATCGGGCATGGAAGTTCGCCATCCGGGAACCGTGATTGTCTTAGGAGATGTCAATCCCGGTAGCAGCATCATTGCCGATGGAGATGTGCTAGTTTGGGGGGCTTTGCGGGGTGTGGCTCAAGCAGGTGCGACTGGAAATAGCCGCTGTATGATTATGGCGTTGCGGCTCGACCCAACTCAAATTCGTATTGCGGACTTTGTAGCTCGTGCGCCTGAAACACCTCCATCCCAGTACTACCCTGAGGTGGCCTATGTAGCATCCGATGGAATTCGCATTGCCAAAGCCTCGGATTTCTCTAGAGATCGAATTGTGCCCTAA
- the ftsH3 gene encoding ATP-dependent zinc metalloprotease FtsH3: protein MNNKRWRNAGLYALLVVVVIFLATALLDKPSQNATLWRYSEFIDRVETNQVAKVIVSADRTRAQVTTNDGQRALVNLPNDPELLNILQENEVDISVSPQADDNVWARVLSTLLIPFLLLVVLFFVLRRAQNGPGSQAMNFGKSRARVQMEPQTQVTFNDVAGIDQAKLELAEVVDFLKNADRFTAVGAKIPKGVLLVGPPGTGKTLLAKAVAGEAGVPFFSISGSEFVEMFVGVGASRVRDLFEQAKANAPCIVFIDEIDAVGRQRGAGLGGGNDEREQTLNQLLTEMDGFEGNTGIIIIAATNRPDVLDAALLRPGRFDRQVVVDRPDYAGRLEILNVHARGKTLSKDVDLEKIARRTPGFTGADLSNLLNEAAILAARRNLTEISMDEVNDAIDRVLAGPEKKDRVMSEKRKQLVAFHEAGHALVGALMPDYDPVQKISIIPRGRAGGLTWFTPSEDRMDSGLYSRSYLQNQMAVALGGRLAEEIVFGEEEVTTGASNDLQQVARVARQMVTRFGMSDRLGPVALGRSQGGMFLGRDIMAERDFSEETAAAIDDEVRNLVDQAYRRAKMVLMENREILDKLAEMLIERETVDAEELQELLANSNVKIASIA, encoded by the coding sequence GTGAATAACAAGCGGTGGAGAAACGCGGGACTGTATGCCCTCTTGGTAGTGGTTGTCATCTTTTTGGCAACTGCTTTGCTGGATAAGCCATCTCAAAATGCAACGTTATGGCGTTACAGCGAGTTCATTGACCGAGTGGAGACAAACCAAGTTGCGAAGGTCATTGTGAGTGCCGATCGGACGCGGGCGCAGGTTACAACTAACGATGGGCAACGGGCACTTGTCAATCTACCCAATGATCCAGAACTGCTGAACATTTTGCAGGAGAATGAGGTCGATATCTCAGTTTCTCCCCAAGCGGACGATAACGTTTGGGCCAGAGTATTAAGTACGCTCCTCATTCCTTTCTTGCTATTAGTAGTGCTATTTTTCGTGCTACGCCGCGCTCAGAATGGCCCGGGTAGCCAAGCCATGAACTTTGGTAAGTCAAGAGCCAGAGTTCAGATGGAGCCACAGACCCAGGTGACGTTTAATGACGTAGCGGGAATTGATCAGGCTAAGCTGGAACTGGCCGAAGTGGTCGATTTCTTGAAGAATGCCGATCGCTTTACCGCTGTGGGAGCCAAAATTCCTAAAGGGGTTCTCCTCGTTGGGCCACCGGGAACGGGTAAAACGCTGCTGGCTAAGGCTGTTGCAGGCGAAGCGGGGGTGCCCTTCTTCAGTATTTCTGGCTCTGAATTTGTGGAAATGTTTGTGGGTGTTGGTGCGTCTCGCGTCCGTGATTTGTTTGAGCAGGCGAAAGCCAATGCCCCCTGCATTGTGTTTATCGATGAAATTGATGCAGTCGGTCGGCAACGCGGGGCGGGGCTTGGCGGCGGCAACGACGAGCGCGAACAAACCCTAAACCAGTTACTCACTGAGATGGATGGGTTTGAGGGTAATACGGGTATCATCATCATTGCGGCTACGAACCGTCCCGATGTACTAGATGCTGCACTGCTACGTCCGGGTCGCTTCGATCGCCAAGTGGTGGTCGATCGCCCTGACTATGCCGGTCGCTTGGAGATTCTTAACGTCCATGCACGCGGCAAAACGCTGTCGAAAGATGTGGATCTCGAGAAAATTGCCCGTCGTACCCCTGGTTTTACAGGCGCTGACTTGTCTAATTTGCTCAACGAAGCGGCGATTTTGGCGGCCCGTCGTAATCTGACTGAAATTTCGATGGATGAAGTCAACGATGCCATCGATCGGGTATTGGCAGGGCCAGAGAAGAAAGATCGCGTAATGAGCGAAAAGCGCAAACAGTTGGTAGCGTTCCACGAGGCCGGTCACGCACTAGTTGGTGCTCTCATGCCAGACTATGACCCAGTGCAAAAGATTAGCATTATTCCGCGTGGTCGGGCAGGGGGGTTAACTTGGTTTACTCCCAGCGAAGACCGGATGGATTCTGGGCTTTACTCCCGCTCCTACTTACAAAACCAGATGGCTGTAGCCTTGGGTGGCCGCCTAGCTGAAGAAATTGTCTTTGGTGAAGAAGAAGTGACAACGGGTGCATCCAATGATCTTCAACAAGTGGCGCGGGTGGCCCGTCAGATGGTGACACGCTTTGGCATGAGCGATCGCCTTGGTCCGGTGGCACTGGGTCGTTCGCAAGGTGGAATGTTCTTGGGCCGCGATATCATGGCAGAACGTGACTTCTCGGAAGAAACTGCGGCAGCGATCGATGACGAGGTTCGCAATTTAGTGGATCAAGCCTATCGTCGGGCGAAGATGGTGCTCATGGAGAATCGCGAAATTCTTGATAAACTTGCAGAAATGTTGATCGAACGCGAAACGGTAGATGCTGAGGAACTGCAAGAACTGTTAGCCAACAGTAACGTCAAGATTGCTTCGATTGCTTAA
- a CDS encoding zinc metalloprotease HtpX, translating to MNQAKTLALLALLSGILVAIGYAIGGSTGALIGLIIAAVTNFFSWYSSDKIALAAYRAQPLSRQQAPGLYQMVERLCQRADLPMPRLFVIPSQGANAFATGRDPKHAAVAVTQGIVNLLSDEELEGVIAHELTHIRNRDTLTQAVAATIAGAISYMAQMLQYSLWFGGARNREGGNPIGMLVAIFLAPLAATVVQMAISRTREFEADAGAARITGNPRALASALQKLDATARRLPLQANPSFEPLLIINSISGQFLGSLFSTHPPTQARIQNLLQVEQELAGRSGVRRKIGF from the coding sequence ATGAATCAAGCTAAAACACTGGCCCTACTGGCATTATTGAGTGGGATATTAGTTGCCATTGGCTATGCAATTGGAGGCTCAACTGGGGCACTGATTGGATTAATCATTGCAGCCGTAACCAATTTCTTCTCCTGGTATTCGTCTGACAAAATTGCGCTCGCTGCCTATCGTGCCCAGCCGCTGAGTCGGCAACAAGCTCCAGGACTGTATCAAATGGTTGAGCGCTTGTGCCAACGGGCAGATCTACCGATGCCAAGGCTATTCGTGATTCCTAGTCAAGGGGCGAATGCATTTGCCACAGGGCGCGATCCTAAGCACGCAGCGGTTGCCGTCACGCAAGGGATTGTTAACCTACTGTCAGATGAAGAGTTGGAAGGGGTTATTGCCCATGAATTAACTCATATTCGCAATCGAGATACCTTAACGCAGGCAGTGGCCGCAACGATCGCAGGAGCGATCTCTTACATGGCTCAAATGTTGCAATATAGCCTTTGGTTCGGTGGTGCTCGCAACCGGGAGGGTGGCAATCCGATTGGTATGCTTGTTGCCATTTTTCTGGCCCCCTTGGCTGCCACCGTTGTCCAGATGGCTATTTCGAGAACTCGCGAATTTGAAGCAGATGCCGGAGCGGCCCGCATTACTGGCAACCCACGAGCGCTGGCCAGTGCGTTACAAAAACTGGACGCTACAGCTCGCCGCCTGCCTTTGCAAGCGAATCCTTCGTTTGAACCGCTGCTAATTATCAATTCCATTTCAGGTCAGTTTCTGGGCAGCTTGTTCTCAACCCATCCTCCTACTCAAGCTCGTATTCAAAATCTTTTGCAAGTTGAGCAAGAATTAGCAGGGCGATCAGGTGTGCGTCGCAAGATTGGATTCTAG
- a CDS encoding glycosyltransferase family 39 protein: MNTCDRQYRATAPFWLRQLTIGFLVLGIFFRTYNLGDRPYWVDEVTTSIRVAGYTKQQVIAQLADGHVRTVADLQRYQRLDPNKDWSDTWAALIRSPEHAPLYFLLARLWSQIFGLSVVAMRSLSVLLSGISLWLMGRFGQALFTSASTTQLVVCLFSVSPFFIAYAQEARPYSLWVLVLLSQCILLLRAVRFSDRLSWLSYGLSAVVGLYTSLLTGLVLVGHGVYVAWLAGWQLTRTLRWFLLILTATMLLFLPWLWVIVQHWRSLQANTTWMREPINPLVRVAVWLYSLALVVLDVPLSTSFGVDTIVQTLAAILILGLISFGIYHLYAHGSKQVSLFVLTTFTSVPLALIAIDSLVNGQAAATPRYLIPSQLAGLWAMAAWLENDRHPEAARSAKEASLRQRIIRRFLIALMFTISIYSCINNLDRSPDYLKGQNWNNAAIAAIIHQAQPVQLLAEAETTIDLVSLSHNLVPSIDIQILPSVEWLFTHSIQPETCRSLLLINPSDPLKQTLQHQDWSLDKQYQSPAKLFHPTEFTLWRLSYPQTDCRTGSQ, translated from the coding sequence GTGAACACCTGCGATCGGCAGTATCGCGCAACTGCTCCGTTCTGGTTACGGCAACTGACCATTGGATTCCTGGTTTTAGGAATCTTTTTTCGCACATACAATCTCGGCGATCGTCCCTACTGGGTGGATGAAGTTACCACATCCATTCGGGTAGCAGGCTACACCAAGCAACAGGTGATCGCGCAACTGGCAGACGGACACGTGCGCACTGTGGCCGATCTCCAACGCTATCAACGGCTTGATCCAAATAAAGATTGGTCTGATACCTGGGCGGCTTTGATTCGCAGTCCTGAACATGCTCCTCTTTACTTCCTGTTGGCTCGGCTTTGGTCTCAAATCTTTGGCTTGTCGGTTGTGGCGATGCGATCGCTTTCAGTGCTGTTGAGTGGAATATCCCTATGGTTGATGGGGAGATTCGGACAGGCATTGTTTACATCAGCTAGCACGACCCAACTGGTTGTGTGTTTGTTTTCAGTGTCCCCTTTTTTTATAGCCTATGCGCAAGAAGCCCGTCCCTACAGTTTGTGGGTGTTGGTATTACTGAGTCAATGCATTCTGCTGCTGCGGGCTGTGCGCTTTTCCGATCGGTTGAGTTGGCTAAGCTATGGTCTCAGTGCAGTGGTGGGGCTTTATACTTCACTGCTGACTGGGCTGGTGCTGGTAGGACATGGCGTGTATGTGGCGTGGTTGGCAGGCTGGCAATTGACCCGAACTCTGCGCTGGTTTCTGTTGATATTGACCGCAACGATGCTGTTATTTTTGCCGTGGTTGTGGGTGATTGTCCAACACTGGCGATCGCTGCAAGCAAACACTACTTGGATGCGAGAACCAATCAATCCCTTAGTACGGGTAGCAGTTTGGTTATACAGTCTCGCTCTTGTGGTATTAGATGTTCCGCTTTCTACCTCATTTGGTGTTGATACAATTGTTCAGACTTTGGCTGCCATTTTGATTCTTGGATTAATCAGCTTTGGCATCTATCATCTTTATGCCCATGGTTCCAAGCAAGTGAGCTTATTTGTGCTAACGACGTTCACATCGGTTCCATTGGCATTAATTGCAATTGATAGCTTAGTGAATGGACAAGCAGCAGCTACTCCACGGTATTTAATTCCTTCCCAATTAGCAGGATTATGGGCAATGGCCGCTTGGTTGGAAAACGATCGCCATCCAGAAGCGGCCCGATCGGCGAAGGAGGCTAGTCTTCGACAAAGAATTATCAGACGATTTCTTATCGCCTTAATGTTTACTATTAGTATCTATTCCTGTATCAACAACTTAGACCGCTCGCCGGACTACCTGAAAGGACAGAATTGGAATAATGCAGCCATCGCAGCCATTATCCACCAAGCGCAACCTGTGCAACTTTTAGCAGAAGCAGAAACCACGATCGATCTAGTATCGTTGAGTCATAATTTGGTTCCATCGATCGACATCCAAATCTTGCCTTCAGTAGAATGGCTATTCACCCATTCGATTCAACCAGAAACCTGCCGAAGCTTACTTCTGATCAACCCTTCAGACCCACTGAAGCAAACGCTACAACACCAAGATTGGAGCTTAGATAAGCAGTATCAATCGCCTGCAAAGCTGTTCCATCCAACTGAGTTTACCTTGTGGCGACTTAGCTATCCTCAGACAGATTGTCGAACCGGTTCTCAGTGA
- a CDS encoding heavy metal translocating P-type ATPase, with protein sequence MTLSRFRVFATNHTDALAAILCAVLVAFGWLALYANWIGLALLILAAAYVIGGYDSARAGVTTLVQEQELDVDLLMIVAALGAAGLGVWRQEYFLIIDGAVLILIFAISGALEGYAMQRTDRSIRGLMSLTPDTARLLQPNGQTQEVPIAQLQVGDTILVRPGELIPTDAHISEGYSTLNQAAITGESIPVEKTIGDEVFAGTLNGNGALKLTLHQPPESSLIQRVIRLVEQAKTETPPSQQFIERFERGYARVVVIVGILLAVLPPLLGNWNWETTIYRALIFLVVASPCALMAAIMPTLLSGIANGAKQGILFKNGAQLEQIGRIKAIAFDKTGTLTTGQPDVDQVIPAPGYSECQVLQVAAKLEAYSEHPIGQAIVTAAQTQLEEQLSSPDTVLTKLDTPTTIQAFPGQGILGWLDRQPTAVGQWQFVQAYNSACPPTLQARSEQLQQAGKTVVWVAQADQILGLIAIADRVRPEATGTITHLKTLGLVPIMLTGDNQATADSVAATVGIDRVYANLLPEDKLSLIRQLQQQYGAVAMVGDGINDAPALAQASVGIAMGVAGSDVALETADIVLMSDRLERIAAAVQLGKRSQRIVKQNIVFALSFIAVLIVANFVGGINLPLGVIGHEGSTVLVTLSGLRLLR encoded by the coding sequence ATGACTCTCTCTCGCTTCAGAGTATTTGCAACGAATCATACCGATGCGCTGGCAGCCATCTTGTGTGCTGTCTTGGTGGCTTTCGGGTGGCTGGCGCTATATGCCAACTGGATCGGGCTAGCGTTGCTCATTCTGGCGGCAGCATATGTGATTGGAGGCTATGACAGTGCGCGAGCAGGAGTAACAACGCTAGTTCAGGAACAAGAACTGGATGTAGATTTGTTGATGATTGTAGCTGCTTTGGGAGCCGCTGGACTGGGGGTGTGGCGGCAGGAGTATTTTTTGATCATTGACGGAGCAGTGCTGATTTTAATTTTTGCCATCAGCGGAGCCTTAGAAGGCTATGCCATGCAGCGGACCGATCGTAGTATCCGCGGGTTGATGAGTTTAACACCTGATACGGCGCGGTTACTCCAACCGAATGGACAAACGCAAGAGGTACCGATTGCCCAATTGCAAGTAGGTGACACCATTTTGGTACGACCAGGCGAATTGATTCCAACCGATGCCCACATCAGCGAAGGCTATAGCACTCTCAACCAAGCCGCCATTACCGGGGAATCTATTCCTGTCGAAAAGACGATCGGCGATGAAGTCTTTGCCGGCACATTGAACGGCAACGGTGCCCTCAAACTAACGCTGCATCAGCCGCCAGAAAGTAGCCTGATTCAACGAGTGATTCGCTTAGTAGAGCAAGCTAAAACCGAAACGCCCCCCTCACAGCAATTCATCGAGCGATTTGAACGCGGCTATGCTCGCGTCGTTGTTATCGTAGGCATCCTATTGGCCGTATTGCCGCCGCTGCTGGGGAACTGGAATTGGGAAACAACGATCTATCGCGCCCTGATTTTTTTGGTAGTGGCCTCGCCCTGTGCCTTGATGGCAGCCATTATGCCCACGCTGCTTTCAGGAATAGCCAATGGAGCCAAACAAGGCATTTTGTTTAAAAACGGAGCGCAATTAGAGCAAATTGGCCGAATCAAGGCGATCGCCTTCGATAAAACTGGAACCCTGACCACCGGACAACCGGATGTGGATCAGGTGATTCCTGCCCCTGGCTACTCGGAATGTCAAGTGTTGCAAGTCGCAGCCAAGCTGGAAGCCTATTCAGAACACCCGATCGGGCAGGCGATCGTGACGGCGGCTCAAACCCAGCTTGAGGAACAACTCTCGTCTCCAGACACCGTGTTAACCAAGCTCGATACCCCAACCACTATTCAGGCTTTTCCCGGTCAGGGGATTTTGGGATGGCTCGATCGCCAACCGACAGCGGTAGGGCAGTGGCAATTTGTGCAGGCATACAATTCAGCCTGTCCCCCAACGTTGCAAGCTCGAAGCGAGCAATTGCAGCAGGCAGGAAAAACCGTCGTGTGGGTGGCGCAAGCAGATCAGATATTGGGGCTAATTGCCATTGCCGATCGGGTGCGACCGGAAGCCACCGGAACCATTACGCACTTAAAAACGCTTGGGCTTGTGCCAATCATGCTGACTGGAGATAATCAGGCAACGGCAGATAGCGTGGCAGCAACCGTAGGGATCGATCGCGTGTATGCCAATCTGTTGCCGGAAGACAAACTGTCTCTAATCCGCCAACTTCAGCAACAATATGGCGCGGTGGCGATGGTGGGGGATGGCATCAACGATGCACCTGCGTTGGCCCAAGCCTCGGTGGGGATTGCCATGGGCGTAGCGGGCAGTGATGTGGCCCTAGAAACGGCTGATATTGTGCTGATGTCCGATCGCCTCGAACGAATTGCGGCGGCGGTGCAACTAGGTAAGCGATCGCAACGCATTGTGAAACAAAACATTGTCTTTGCCCTCAGCTTCATTGCCGTGCTGATCGTCGCCAATTTTGTCGGTGGCATCAATTTACCATTGGGCGTGATTGGGCACGAAGGCTCAACCGTCTTGGTGACGCTTAGCGGCCTGCGACTGTTGCGATAG
- a CDS encoding precorrin-8X methylmutase, producing the protein MNGLTITQLTQAVGNVTPRMVRHYHQLGLMPQPNRSDSNYRLYSQQDVQRLKRIVALKQQGFQLSHIRKLLEADAEIEPTQQLMDQLQQQYRTVIQQMTHLRQTAAALEGLLGRDRSCQTVQAEAIAQLKQLEVETQAGLEELWNGLDAQVHQHPEQFQESLQRLLPLSRSDIETDLLANLVLACGDVSLVSFVRLSREPERHAIAAARSALKAGCSIIVDSAIVASALDQTRLAHLGCTVTALINNPHIHSADEAEQAFWHDVTLKQQLRQLANGAIVIIGYAPSVLLATCEAITHQIQPALVIGMPIGFSHAPAAKRQLMRLPVPYITIEGTMGGGLLAAVALNALVQSLMEKPDCHCYLS; encoded by the coding sequence ATGAACGGATTAACCATTACGCAACTGACACAAGCAGTGGGTAACGTCACGCCTCGAATGGTGCGGCACTATCACCAGTTGGGGTTGATGCCCCAACCTAATCGATCGGACAGTAACTACCGTTTATATTCCCAGCAAGATGTGCAACGGCTGAAGCGAATTGTGGCCTTGAAACAGCAAGGGTTTCAACTATCGCACATTCGCAAATTGTTAGAGGCGGATGCCGAAATTGAACCGACTCAACAGTTAATGGATCAGTTACAGCAACAATATCGCACGGTGATTCAACAGATGACTCATCTACGCCAAACGGCAGCCGCCTTGGAAGGACTGTTGGGGCGCGATCGATCGTGTCAAACCGTACAAGCAGAAGCCATTGCTCAGCTAAAACAATTGGAAGTGGAAACGCAAGCAGGTCTAGAGGAACTATGGAATGGCTTGGATGCGCAGGTGCATCAGCATCCTGAACAATTTCAGGAGTCATTGCAGCGGCTCTTGCCTCTGAGTCGATCGGACATTGAAACCGATTTGTTGGCAAACTTGGTGCTGGCCTGTGGTGATGTTAGTTTGGTGTCGTTTGTGCGGCTGAGTCGCGAACCAGAACGCCATGCCATTGCGGCTGCCCGATCGGCGCTCAAAGCAGGCTGTTCAATCATTGTAGACAGCGCGATAGTAGCCAGTGCCCTCGATCAAACTCGTCTAGCCCATCTAGGCTGCACCGTCACAGCGCTGATCAATAATCCTCACATCCACAGCGCAGACGAGGCAGAACAGGCGTTTTGGCACGATGTCACGCTGAAACAACAGCTTCGGCAGCTTGCCAATGGAGCAATCGTGATCATTGGTTATGCTCCTTCGGTTCTTTTAGCGACCTGTGAAGCTATTACTCACCAAATTCAGCCTGCTTTAGTTATTGGCATGCCGATCGGCTTTAGTCATGCTCCTGCGGCAAAGCGTCAACTAATGCGACTGCCAGTTCCTTACATCACGATCGAAGGGACGATGGGCGGTGGGCTATTGGCGGCTGTGGCCTTGAATGCACTAGTACAGTCCTTGATGGAGAAACCTGATTGTCATTGTTATTTAAGCTGA